Within Paenibacillus sp. RUD330, the genomic segment CTGCTTTTGAATTTCTTGGACAGCTGGTTCGTCTGCAGGACATAGTCGCCCGTCATGGTCTTGGCCTCCTTCTGTTGATAGACCAAGTATAGAAACGAAACCATAAGAGGAGCTAAAGCCGATTCTAAAGAATGTCTTAAGGCTTGAGCCGGTACCCGATGCCCCAGACGGTTTCGATAAAATCGCTCCCTGGCGCGGCTTTCGCCAGCTTGCTCCGCAAATTGCTCATATGGACGTTGATCGTGTTCACATCTCCATAGAAGGGTTCGTTCCATGCGCTTTCGTACAGATTGGCTTTCGTGAATACTTTGGTCGGTGCGGACAGAAGCAGCGCGAGAATTTCATACTCCCGGACGGTCAGCGCAAGCTCCGTTCCATCCGCCGCCGCCGAATTCATGCTGCGGTCCAGCATGAGGCCCTTATGCCGCAGCAGCCCGGGCATGACGGGCTGGGCAATCCTCGCATAGCGGCGAAGATGGGAATCGATCCGGGCGGATACTTCCTCGATATCGAAAGGCTTCGTGATGAAGTCGTCCGCGCCTCCGCGCAGCGCCGACACTTTGGTCCGCTGCTCCGCTTTGGCTGAAATGACGACCACAGGCGTATCCGCCATCAATCGGATGCGCTCCAGCAGCTCCTCGCCCGGCATTCCGGGCAGCATCAGATCCAGCAGGACGAGGCTCCAGCGGCGCTGCTCCAGATAGAGCAGCGCTTCCGTGCCGGAGAAGGCGGGCTGCGGCGTGTACCCGCTTTTTTTGATGATGCTGCACAGCAGCCGGCTGATATCGCTGTCGTCTTCAGCAACCAGAATATGGATCGGGCTGTCCATGGGCTCTCCTTTCCCGATCTGTAATTTGCCGTCATCGGGTTGTCTAGCCCCTATGATAGCCGATTTCTGCTTGCATATCGAGACGGAGGCGACGCCGCCGCGGGTTATGAGCCCGCGCATGCCGCATCTCCGCCATGCGCCCGTGCCGGCAATATGCGAGGGTGGAGGAGCGGCGGCACGACGATCCGAAGCCTCTCTTCCATGAAAAAAAGGACACCCGGCGAGGTGTCCCTTGGCGCCTTTCATGCGGCAGGAGAACAGCGGCGGAGGCTGAAGCCGCACGGCAAGCGGATCTAGTTCTCCGTGAATCGCTCAAACGTTCTCTGGAAAATCTGAATCGACTGCTCCACCGTCAAGCTGCCTATCGGGTCGAAGCTGTTGCGGCCGACGCCCTGCATCAGGCCGAGGCCGACGGAGCGGTAGACGTCGGCCTTCGCCCACGAGGCGATGGCTCCGTCATCGGCGAACGCAGCGGCTGGAGCGGCGGATGCTGGCGGCCTTCCGGCAGCGGCTGAGAGCTTGCCCTCCAGCCGGGTCAGCAGAGCCGCGGCCTCCTGGCGGGTAATCTTCGCCAAGGGAGCGAATTCGGTCGGGGAGATGCCGCTGATCAGTCCGGCAGACACCGC encodes:
- a CDS encoding response regulator transcription factor; this translates as MDSPIHILVAEDDSDISRLLCSIIKKSGYTPQPAFSGTEALLYLEQRRWSLVLLDLMLPGMPGEELLERIRLMADTPVVVISAKAEQRTKVSALRGGADDFITKPFDIEEVSARIDSHLRRYARIAQPVMPGLLRHKGLMLDRSMNSAAADGTELALTVREYEILALLLSAPTKVFTKANLYESAWNEPFYGDVNTINVHMSNLRSKLAKAAPGSDFIETVWGIGYRLKP